The window AAAATCACCGCCCCGGTCAAAGGCGCGACGTTGATCGGCAACGGCCCGGAAGCCATGAGCAAGGTGTCGATGGTCGGTAACGACCTGGCGCTGGACAGCGGAGTGGGGACGTGTGGCAAGGATGGGCAGTCGGTGCCGGTGGGTGTCGGCCAGCCAACGCTGAAAATCGATGCGATCACTGTGGGTGGCACAGGATCGTAAAAGGATGGAGCTTCGGGTGAGCCGCTTTGGCGACTCACCCGACTCGGGACTTAACGCAGACCGCGTTGAGTCTCGTCCAGCTCACGGATGTACTTGAAGATTTTACGGCTCGATGCCGGTGGCTTGTTAGTCGCCAGTTCGTGCTGGGCCTGACGGATCAGGGAGCGCAACTGCTGACGATCAGCCTCCGGGTAGTCGAGCACGAACTTCTCCAGGACCGCATCGTCGCCCGCGATCAAGCGATCGCGCCAGCGTTCCAGGCCATGGAAACGTTCGTTGTACTGCCGGGTGGAGGCATCGAGTTGATCGAGCAACGTCAGAATGGCGTCAGTGTCCTGATCGCGCATCAGTTTGCCGATGAACATGAGGTGCCGTTTACGCGCGATATTCGCGGTGTGCTTGGGCGCATCGGCCAGTGCCCGGCGCATAGCGTCGGTCAACGGCAGTTTTGCCAGCAAGTCAGGCTTGAGCGTTGTAAGGCGCTCGCCGAGGTCAACCAGAGCATGAAGCTCGCGTTTAACCTGGGATTTGCTTTTTTCTCCCGTATCGAGGGAGTCGTCGTAAGAATCAACCATGGTGGCCGTCCGCAAAGAAACGCCGCCATGATAACCAGTCGGGGGCCGCTTGTCCGGCCCGGTCGCTCGAAGGCCCCAGCCGAAAGCAGAATTTGAGTGGAGAACAGCATGAGTGCAGTTGAAAGCGTCGGCCCACAAGCGTTGCCGGCACTGCAAGAACAAGTCGAGCAGATCATCGCTGAAGCCAAGCGTCAGGGTGCCAGTGCCTGTGAAGTGGCCGTGTCCCTGGAGCAGGGCCTGTCCACCTCGGTGCGCCAGCGTGAAGTCGAAACCGTCGAGTTCAACCGCGACCAGGGCTTTGGCATCACTTTGTATGTCGGTCAGCGCAAAGGCTCGGCCAGCACCTCGGCCAGTGGTCCTGAGGCGATTCGTGAAACCGTCGCCGCCGCACTGGCCATCGCCAAGCACACTTCCGAAGACGAAGCTTCAGGCCTGGCAGATGCCGCGCTGATGGCCAGGGATCTGCAGGATTTCGACCTGTTCCATGAATGGGACATTACCCCGGAGCAAGCCATCGAGCAGGCGCTGACCTGTGAAGCCGCGGCATTTGCTGCCGACAGCCGGATCAAGAACGCCGACGGCACTACCCTCAGTACCCATCAAGGCTGCCGCGTCTATGGCAACAGTCACGGTTTCATCGGCGGTTATGCGTCGACCCGTCACAGCCTCAGCTGCGTGATGATCGCCGAGGCTGATGGCCAGATGCAGCGCGATTACTGGTACGACGTAAACCGTCAGGGCAACTTGCTGGCCGACCCGGTGAGCATCGGCCAACGCGCCGCGCAACGTGCCGCGAGCCGATTGGGCGCGCGCCCGGTGCCGACCTGCGAAGTGCCGGTGCTGTTTTCTGCGGAGCTGGCCGGTGGTTTGTTCGGCAGCTTCCTTTCGGCGATTTCCGGCGGCAGTCTGTATCGCAAGTCGTCGTTCCTTGAAGGCACCTTGGGTCAGAAGCTGTTCCCGGAATGGCTGACCATCGATGAGCGTCCGCACTTGATGCGTGCCATGGGCAGTTCGGCGTTCGACGGTGATGGCCTGGCGACCTACGCCAAACCGTTCGTCGAAAAGGGCGAGTTGGTGTCCTACATCCTCGGCACCTATTCCGGCCGCAAGCTGGGTATGCCGAGCACCGCCAACGCAGGGGGCGTGCACAACCTGTTCGTCACCCATGGTGATGAAGATCAGGCCGCCTTGCTGCGCCGCATGGGGCGCGGTTTGCTGGTCACCGAGCTGATGGGCCAGGGCCTGAACATGGTCACCGGCGATTACTCCCGTGGTGCGGCGGGTTACTGGGTCGAGAACGGCGAAATCCAGTTCGCGGTCCAGGAAGTCACCATCGCCGGTAACATGCGCGACATGTTCAAGCAGATCGTTGCCGTGGGTAATGACCTGGAGCTGCGCAGCAACATTCGCACCGGTTCGGTGTTGATCGAGCGGATGACCGTCGCAGGCAGCTAACGCTGTCCGCTACACAAAAAGGCGCGCCACCCATTGGGTGGCGCGCCTTTTTTGTGCCTTTGCACTGGCCCCTGTGGGAGCGGGCTTGCTCGCGAAGGCGGTGTATCAGTCAACAAAGATGTTGAACGTGGTGGCCCCTTCGCGAGCAAGGTATTTGTCGTGTATTGCCGGCTTGTGTTGGTTCTCATTATCATCTAATAATAAATCTCATTACCGAATGAGCCCGGATCATGAGTTCTGCCTTGCACGAGCAGCCTTACCTCGAAAGCTGGCGCTGGATGAGTCGCCAGATCCGTTGCGCGATGGACCCCGACGAACCGCGCCTGATCGAACATTACCTGGCTGAAGGCCGGTATCTGGCGTGTTGCACGGCCACTTCTCCCTGGACCATTGCCGAAACCTCCTTTCGTTTGCTGCTCGACACCGCCGCCGATGTCGCGCTGCCCTGGCACTGGCGGACTTACTGCCTGGACCAGGCCTGGCGCCCATTGCGCGATCTGGAACGCCTCTCTCTGTGCAAATGCCGCCTCAAGCGCTGGCAAAGCTACACCTGGCAACTGGCGATCTGCGAGTTGCAGCCCTCGATTCCTCTCATAGAACTGGTGCAAGGATTTAGTGATGACCAAGACCCGTATTGAGCGCGACAGCATGGGCGAGCTTCAAGTCCCGGTGGACGCCCTCTATGGCGCGCAGACCCAGCGTGCGGTGGATAACTTCCCGATCAGCGGCAAGCCGATGCCGGTGCAGTTCATCCGCGCTCTGATCCTGGCCAAGGCTGCCGCCGCCCAGGCCAACGTCGAACTCAAGCAGATCAGCGAGTCCCAGGGCAAAGCCATCGTCGATGCATCACTGGGGTTGCTTCAGGGCGACTTCATGCAGCACTTTCCGGTGGATATCTTCCAGACCGGTTCCGGCACCAGTTCCAACATGAACGCCAACGAAGTGATCGCCACCCTGGCCAGCCGTCTGCTCGGTGAGCCAGTGAACCCTAACGATCACGTGAATTGCGGCCAAAGCAGCAACGACATCATCCCGACCACCCTCCATGTCAGCGCTGCACTCGCGTTGCATGAACAACTGCTGCCGGCGCTGGTGCGGCTGGTGCAGGTCATCGAGCGCAAGGCTGAAGAGGTTCATCACCACGTCAAAACCGGTCGCACGCACCTGATGGACGCGATGCCGGTGCGCATGAGCCAGGTCCTGAATGGCTGGGCGCAACAACTCAAGGCCAACATCGGCCATTTGCAGGACTTGCTGCCGAGCCTGCAATCCCTGGCCCAGGGCGGCACGGCGGTAGGCACCGGGATCAATGCGCATCCGCAATTCGCCGCGCGTTTCAGCCAGCAGCTGAGCGAACTGACTCACGTTCAATTCACGCCGGGCAAGGATCTGTTTGCCCTGATCGGCTCCCAGGACACTGCGGTGGCGGTCTCCGGCCAACTCAAAGCGACAGCGGTTTCCCTGATGAAGATCGCCAACGACCTGCGCTGGATGAACTCCGGCCCGCTGGCCGGCCTCGGCGAAATCGAACTCGAAGCGTTGCAGCCGGGCTCGTCGATCATGCCGGGAAAGGTCAACCCGGTGATCCCGGAAGCCACCGCCATGGTCGCCGCCCAGGTGATCGGCAATGACACGGTGATAACCATCGCCGGTCAGTCGGGCAATTTCGAATTGAACGTGATGCTGCCGATCATCGCCCAGAACCTGCTGAGCAGCATCGAATTGCTGGCCAACTCCAGCCATCTGCTGGGGGAGAAGGCCATCGCCACTTTCAAGGTCAACGAGGCGCGGATCAAAGAGGCGCTGTCGCGCAACCCGATTCTGGTGACCGCACTCAACCCGATCATCGGTTACCAAAAAGCCGCTGAAATCGCCAAGAAGGCCTATCAGCAGGGCCGTCCGGTGATTGATGTCGCCCTGGAACACACCGACCTGACACGCAGCCAACTGGAAGAATTGCTCAACCCAGAGAAGCTCACCGCAGGCGGCGTGTAATCACCGCTACCGCTTTGGAGGCTCACCATGGAGCACTGGAAACGCACGATCGAAAGGGCCAATCGCCATTTCATGCTGGGCGAACTCGTCGATGCCCGCGAGGCTTACTTGCAGGCTTTGGCCCTGGCCCAGGTGTTGTTCGAGCGCTGGGCGGATGCCGACGAAGCGGTGGCGGCCTGCGTGATTTCCCACCACAACCTGGCCGACTTGCATTTGAGTCTTAACCAGCCGGAGGAGAGCGCCGAATATTTGTGCGCGATCCATCAGCGGTTGTTGCAGACCCTGCAGGACCCGCGCCTGGCCCCGGCCCTGCGTGAAGCCGCGCTGCGCCAAAGCAGCAAAACCTATGTCGAGCTGCTGAATTTCATCAGCGAGCATGGCGAATACCCGCGCACGCACCGTTTGCTGCGCACCGATACCGCATCGTCTGCGCCTCTACATCATGGAGTCCATTGAAATGGCTTTTACCTTGCCTGCCCTGCCTTACGCCTACGATGCCCTGGAACCGCATATTGATGCGCAGACCATGGAGATCCACTACACCAAGCACCACCAGACCTACATCAATAATCTCAACGCCGCTGTCGAGGGCACCGAATTTGCCGAATGGTCGGTGGAAAAACTGGTCGCCAGCGTCCAGCAACTGCCGGAAAAACTCCGTGCGGCGGTGATCAATCAGGGCGGCGGCCACGCCAACCATTCGCTGTTCTGGGAAGTGATGGCGCCTCACGGCGGCGGCAAACCCGACGGTGCGCTGGCCAAGGCGATTGATGAGCAACTGGGTGGTCTGGAGAGTTTCAAGGAAGCGTTCACCAAAGCCGCGCTGACCCGCTTTGGCAGTGGCTGGGCCTGGCTGAGTGTCACACCGCAAAAGGCCCTGATTGTGGAAAGCAGCGGTAACCAGGACAGCCCGTTGATGAATGGCAATACGCCGATCCTCGGCCTGGATGTCTGGGAGCACGCCTATTACCTGCAATATCAGAACCGCCGTCCGGAATACATCAATGCGTTCTACAACGTCATCAATTGGCCTGAAGTCGCTGCGCGGTATCAGGCTGCGCTGGTTTAAGTCCTCTATCAAAACAATCCAAGGCTGACTATGGGCACTGAAACACTGGCGATCGGCAGCGGACGAATGTTTCGCTACGCGTTGGGATCGCTGTTGCTGCTGGCGGGCATGTCGTTGTTGGTCGCCCATGGACTGGCGTGGCTGGACCTCGAGCCAAGATTGCTGCGCGCACTGCAGGGCGGGGCGATTTGCGCCTTGGGCACTGCGTTGGGTGCAGTGCCGGTGCTGGTGATTCGGCGGATGCCGCAGTCGGTCAGCGATACGCTGCTCGGTTTCGGTGCCGGGGTGATGCTCGCGGCGACGGCGTTTTCGCTGATTGTCCCGGGGATCTCCGCCGCTGAAAGCCTGGGGCTGACACCCTGGGCGGCCAGCGGACTGATCAGCTTCGGCATCATGCTCGGCGCGTTCGGGCTGTTTCTGGTGGATCGAAAGGTCTCGGGCGCCTCACCGGAAATGCTCGTCGGAACCCTGGAACGGCCGGTCATCCCGCCGCGGATTTGGTTGTTTGTGTTTGCCATCATTGCCCACAACATTCCTGAAGGCATGGCGGTCGGGGTCTCGGCCGGTGGAGGAATGCCGGATGCCGACAGCCTGGCCATGGGCATCGCGTTGCAGGATGTACCGGAAGGGCTGGTGATCGCGCTGGTGCTGGCAGGCGCGGGGATGTCGCGGGTCAAGGCGTTCCTGATCGGTGCGGCATCAGGGTTGGTCGAGCCGGTCTTCGCGCTGTTGTGCGCCTGGTTGGTGAGCCTGGCCGAATTGCTGTTGCCATTGGGATTGGCGCTGGCGGCGGGGGCGATGTTGCTGGTGGTCACCCATGAAGTCATCCCCGAATCGCGGCGCAATGGTCACGACAAGCTGGCGAGCCTTGGGTTGTTGGCCGGGTTTTGTTTGATGATGGTGATGGATACGGCGTTGGCCTGAATCGTGGCGAGGGAGCTTGCTCCCGCTCGGCTGCGCAGCAGTCGTGAAATCAGCGGATGCGGTATATCTGAAATGTTGCGGTGGCAGGTTTTAGGGCCGCTTCGCAGCCCAGCGGGAGCAAGCTCCCTCGCCACAGGTGCCCGCTCAAAAAGGCGGGTTATTCGCCTTCGTCGAAGAAGTTGTTGATCAATGCGACCAGCGCATCCATCGCTTCCTGCTCTTGCTCGCCTTCCGTACTCAGATGGATTTTGGTGCCCTTGCCGGCGGCGAGCATCATCATGGCCATGATGCTTTTGCCATCGACCGTGGATTCTGGTGTGCGACCGACTCTGATCTTGCATTCCGGATACTGACCAGCAACGCCAACGAATTTAGCCGAAGCGCGGGCATGCAG is drawn from Pseudomonas sp. 31-12 and contains these coding sequences:
- a CDS encoding FagA protein, with the protein product MSSALHEQPYLESWRWMSRQIRCAMDPDEPRLIEHYLAEGRYLACCTATSPWTIAETSFRLLLDTAADVALPWHWRTYCLDQAWRPLRDLERLSLCKCRLKRWQSYTWQLAICELQPSIPLIELVQGFSDDQDPY
- a CDS encoding ZIP family metal transporter, whose amino-acid sequence is MGTETLAIGSGRMFRYALGSLLLLAGMSLLVAHGLAWLDLEPRLLRALQGGAICALGTALGAVPVLVIRRMPQSVSDTLLGFGAGVMLAATAFSLIVPGISAAESLGLTPWAASGLISFGIMLGAFGLFLVDRKVSGASPEMLVGTLERPVIPPRIWLFVFAIIAHNIPEGMAVGVSAGGGMPDADSLAMGIALQDVPEGLVIALVLAGAGMSRVKAFLIGAASGLVEPVFALLCAWLVSLAELLLPLGLALAAGAMLLVVTHEVIPESRRNGHDKLASLGLLAGFCLMMVMDTALA
- the pmbA gene encoding metalloprotease PmbA gives rise to the protein MSAVESVGPQALPALQEQVEQIIAEAKRQGASACEVAVSLEQGLSTSVRQREVETVEFNRDQGFGITLYVGQRKGSASTSASGPEAIRETVAAALAIAKHTSEDEASGLADAALMARDLQDFDLFHEWDITPEQAIEQALTCEAAAFAADSRIKNADGTTLSTHQGCRVYGNSHGFIGGYASTRHSLSCVMIAEADGQMQRDYWYDVNRQGNLLADPVSIGQRAAQRAASRLGARPVPTCEVPVLFSAELAGGLFGSFLSAISGGSLYRKSSFLEGTLGQKLFPEWLTIDERPHLMRAMGSSAFDGDGLATYAKPFVEKGELVSYILGTYSGRKLGMPSTANAGGVHNLFVTHGDEDQAALLRRMGRGLLVTELMGQGLNMVTGDYSRGAAGYWVENGEIQFAVQEVTIAGNMRDMFKQIVAVGNDLELRSNIRTGSVLIERMTVAGS
- a CDS encoding aspartate ammonia-lyase, with product MTKTRIERDSMGELQVPVDALYGAQTQRAVDNFPISGKPMPVQFIRALILAKAAAAQANVELKQISESQGKAIVDASLGLLQGDFMQHFPVDIFQTGSGTSSNMNANEVIATLASRLLGEPVNPNDHVNCGQSSNDIIPTTLHVSAALALHEQLLPALVRLVQVIERKAEEVHHHVKTGRTHLMDAMPVRMSQVLNGWAQQLKANIGHLQDLLPSLQSLAQGGTAVGTGINAHPQFAARFSQQLSELTHVQFTPGKDLFALIGSQDTAVAVSGQLKATAVSLMKIANDLRWMNSGPLAGLGEIELEALQPGSSIMPGKVNPVIPEATAMVAAQVIGNDTVITIAGQSGNFELNVMLPIIAQNLLSSIELLANSSHLLGEKAIATFKVNEARIKEALSRNPILVTALNPIIGYQKAAEIAKKAYQQGRPVIDVALEHTDLTRSQLEELLNPEKLTAGGV
- a CDS encoding HPr family phosphocarrier protein → MPARDIEIINKLGLHARASAKFVGVAGQYPECKIRVGRTPESTVDGKSIMAMMMLAAGKGTKIHLSTEGEQEQEAMDALVALINNFFDEGE
- the yjgA gene encoding ribosome biogenesis factor YjgA, giving the protein MVDSYDDSLDTGEKSKSQVKRELHALVDLGERLTTLKPDLLAKLPLTDAMRRALADAPKHTANIARKRHLMFIGKLMRDQDTDAILTLLDQLDASTRQYNERFHGLERWRDRLIAGDDAVLEKFVLDYPEADRQQLRSLIRQAQHELATNKPPASSRKIFKYIRELDETQRGLR
- a CDS encoding superoxide dismutase; translation: MAFTLPALPYAYDALEPHIDAQTMEIHYTKHHQTYINNLNAAVEGTEFAEWSVEKLVASVQQLPEKLRAAVINQGGGHANHSLFWEVMAPHGGGKPDGALAKAIDEQLGGLESFKEAFTKAALTRFGSGWAWLSVTPQKALIVESSGNQDSPLMNGNTPILGLDVWEHAYYLQYQNRRPEYINAFYNVINWPEVAARYQAALV